In Hippoglossus hippoglossus isolate fHipHip1 chromosome 19, fHipHip1.pri, whole genome shotgun sequence, the DNA window gctgtgcCGTATACGTGTAGCACTTACACCACTGATTGTGGTGATGTGGTTTGGCCTTTACTTGTTATCATTTCACAAGCTGTTTGCAGGGATAGATGATGGGGAAAGTCTGCGTAACCTTTTGAGGCTTCTGACATGAAAAAGTGTGAAACCTCCCAAATCACTGTAAAGTTTCCATCATATCAACCTGGGGTGCACATATCAGGGGGACTCGACAAATCTCAAAGTCATGAAGCAGTGAGGGAATAATTTTGGAGCCAAAGCATGGGCAAAAATGAGTCATCGTTTATAATcaaaatctttttaaaatgtaatttctggtaaaaaaaaaaaagaaagttgtgaaaacataattaatcCTGCCCTCAatgacttttttccccccaagttTAAATGATGCAAAATATGTGTTTGAAAGACAAACAATGAGGTCTGCCTTTACTGGCCGATTTAAACAGAGCTGAGGGGTTTTCCTAAGTCAAAGACGGTTGGGAACCATTGGTGTATATGACAGTATAATCATCGTCTTATGGCTGTGACCTCCCGGAGGCCTCCAAAGGTTATCCATGATTCACTCAGATAATGAGCCTCATCACTTAGGCTGTCACCCTCGCTCCTCCGAGGGCCAGGCTAATATCAGCAACCGGCGATACACTGAGGAGCTTTAATCCCATGCAACACTGACCACTTACTGTAAACGGATGACTGATTGGATACTTATTCAGCATAACATTGAATTGCACTGTACTGTTGTGTGAGACGAGAAGTTAAACTCTGAGAGCTGAGCTGCTTTTTTAGGTCTTTGGTGCCGCTTCCCTCCATTTCAACACACCTTAACAATATTTCCCTCGAGAGCACGTTGCCGTCATTTAATTTGCTCAAGGGATCGAGGAAGAGCTACAACAACCACAagaggcattttgttttttcgACGCAGTGAAACACCAGGCCTTGAATCCTGGCCCCTTGACATTTCAACTGATGACAGTCTTTCATTTTATGGTTCCTGAGTAATGACGgtctttacaaaaacaaaacaaattgaacCGGACAAATTCAGTGACATTCATAACTTGGCACAACCTCTCTCATATCATTATAAAAATTGATAATCGTTAATGTCAGCGACTGCttaatttgttttgtgatgCGTTCTGTTATAAAAGACTAAATGTCAGTGGTGCTGACTGAGATGATTCTATGGGGCCCTGAAAACTGCTGAGTGTCAACTCATGTGTGCATATTGATATAAATACTCTGAGATAATACTTCACCTTCAGCCTATGTAGGTCACAAGACCACACAACTTAGCATTGGCAGGACAGTTtactttttctttggttgagatcatagactgtatataaagatttacaacacgtctccacttcctcccactatccagaaatacaATATATAGATGAAGTATGATCATTTgtagccagagtctgcacagtagcgatgGGAGGATGGATCCTCTCATCGATACATTTGCTCGACCAATGGCAGGTctgtctcaactgtcaatcatgtctCATGGTTGCTGGCCGtcacatgaacacttgaacatatcTTCTACCTAAAATGGCAAAAACCATCcttgagaaaaaatgtatttaacatgaaTTTGATGATTTAGTTTGAtcaatgtcccatccactaacatggagaaggtggggtttatgacctatagtgcagccagccaccataCAGTCTAGAGTTGCTCTTTGGTGTTTGTCTCAAGTCATattatcctctcctcttctcttccaggTACTTTCACATAGTGTTTAGATGCAGTCAGGGCACAGCGCCACCTGTCCAGGCAGGTGAGCTCTGCAGGGACACAGTCTGCGGTGCGAAGGGTCGGAGCCGGCACAACTGAACAGTAGAGGCTCCTGCTGGAGGCCACAGTGTCGGCCCCAAGGGTTGTAGGCGGGAAAAAGATGGTCGACTTCCTGCCCCATGCTGGCGCAACCTAGTCCAAGCCTATGAAAGTGGAAAATAGTGAAAAGTTAAAGAGATGCGATACAAAGAACAAGAGACTGTCACTCTTACACACTTATTGATAACGGCTGTGGCTGATCGCAAGATGGTCTGTAGATTACCTAATGTAAATGTACAGGGCCGTAAAGCAGGGTGCCAGTGGTCCCAGTCCCTACTTCCAGCCCGTCTGCCTCTGACACCCATGCTCAGACCACACCCATCTTCAAACTCGGCCTTCATTTTGATGTCCATTCCACAGCTGTAAAGTTTAGCGACTGTTTCTAGCAGGGTTGTGATGCTATGATATGATAAGTTCtacaatttattttcttttgccaATCCTGTTCATTGGTTTGTTCCCCACAtgacaacattaacattttactgttgtagctGGAAGTTGTTCAGTATAGTGTATCTGGAGTGTACATCTAGTGATCCTTCACCTGGTAAACGCAGAGGGACTGTTGAGGTGGTGAAACAGAGCAGGCTCGCACACCAGGGAGGAGCGTCGACACACGCTAATGCAGGATTGGCCCAGGGGACCCAGGTGCATCCTCAGAGCGCTCTCCGGGGGCCACGTAGGGACAGATTTACTGCAGAAGTCCTGGAGGGATTTCATAAAAACAACGTGAAAGACAGTTAACAATAATGCACCTTTGAACCAAGCGATGGTTTCTCTTTTATCAGTGGCCAGTGTTGCATAATATCATTTGAAACAATCTCGACAGTGATAAGTCACTAGTGGATGACATTGCTGCTACAGAAAAATGTTTCATGAAAGGTTAGTGCCACAGACATTCAAAGcttttctgtatattttgacttcaatatgttttttttccacacactTCATTACAGATTGCATAAAACAGGTCAGAGTCGTTCATGACTCTGACAGGCCGATTTGAGTGGTGTGGGAGCAGCCGATCATGTAATGCCAGCTCTCCCTGCGTCTCTGCACCTGATGGGTGATATAACCACGAACCCGCTCCAGCATCCCCTCACAGGTGAACTCTCGGGGGGTGAAAGGCTTcacctgcaaaaacacaaacacataaacacctTAATTCAATGCCACTGCAGCTAAAATTATGTTTCACCTTATCTGGAAACTACCTCGGTGCTTAAAATAGCTTTGAGTGCCTCCCGTACATCGGTCCTGTTGGCCATGTCCACGGTCCACACATGAGGTCGACCAATGAACTCCTCGGCATAAGGGTGCTGGGAGGAGATCTGATATGCaagatatttattgtgtttgattttcaaTAAATCAGTGGTAAAACggattaaaaaacatttattttttattcctgtctgggttttttttcactttgggAAGTTACCTGTCTTGTAGTGGGTTTGCCCTTGTAGAAGTCATTGTTGTCTGATGAGTGTGGTGGGTCAAATTTTGGCTGAAGGAAGACGCAGCCCAGAGCTATTGCCTCAATAGGAGCTGGACCCTCATAGGGGAAACCAAGACCTACAAACACCTACAGGGAACAGAGGGAAGACAAATCTCACAAATCTCCCACAAGATCATATAATAGATGTGAGTCAGATTCCCTGGCTTCTCTATTCTGAGATGAATCTGACCTTGGCTCTGCGGAGAAGTCGTAGGAAGTGTTCCTGACTCAGCAGGCCGTGGTTTGTGATGAAGCCGGGCAGATTAGATGAGTGTCCTGGAGGCTGGTAGACCGTGGCGTGGGTCTCCAGCTCCTCGCTTATCACCTCCACATACTCCGATTTAGCCTGGACACAGAGTATTTGATGATTCCTGCTTGCACCCCATCTTTCTACAGTGCAGTGCATACACACAGTACATGTTACCCCTGAGGTGATGGTACCTGCCACATGTAGTCCTGTTTTCCATAGACGACTGCCATCCTGTCTTTCCTGTAGGTctctggctccagctcctcctctctcacatccGCCCTCGCTGCCTCCTCGCTCACAAAGCCCAGGAAGGAGTTATCAGGAGTGTGAGCTGCAGATGACAGAAACATAGAGAAggttaatcatttaaaaaacatgtaataGTGACTGTGGTCTCATTATACATGCAGCACTGAAGTCTCCAATCACACAACTTTTATTCAATAAGAAAACTTtaggaaaaaatatttttgagaTTAAGTCTATTTACTTCTATACTCTAGTTTATAAGTACTACTATATGTGTTGGTGATAAAACTCATCTTGGATGTGAAATTCAGTACGACTCAActtgatcaaataaataaattcagccctgtttttctgaattaacaagatcatttcctgttttcatgaGACAGAAAATTGCTCGTTTTTTAGGGAATTAGCAGGATAATTATCAGttttaatgacaaaataatgCAGTTATTCTGAATTTGAATGCAGTTTTTGCAACACGCTTCCATACAGATCTTTTCTCAAGACAACACAAAAGAGAGACATGTGGGAAACGGAAATGATAGTTTTCAAAAATTACTTTTGGACAGATGGTGTTGGACCCAAGGTCGCGGATGAATAACAGCTAAGATTAAAAATATGTGAGAGACGGAAAACACACTGTGCCGTATAAATCAGCTGTTAAAGGAAATTAGATTTCGAGATGGTTTAGGTTCGGGGCTGTTTGGATAGGCCACTGCCTGCCCCCCCGCTGCCCTACGACACACTGAGGAAGGTGTGAGAGATGAGTATTTACTTTAACTAGGAATGTGCCAGCAAAGGTGTGTgctttcatttgtgtgtgtgtgtgtgtgtgtgtgtgtgtgtgtgtgtgtgtgtgtgtgtgtgtgtgtgtgtgtgtgtgtgtgtgtgtgtgtgtcatcctctcctgtctctaCTTTGTTTACCTACTTTGTTGCCAGGTCTCGTCTCCTTGACACTTACAGCAGCTCAGAATCTTGTCCTGGCTCAGAACCCCTCATCTCTAACACCTGTCTATGTTCACACACCTATCAGATTAGCAGAGCtttgcaacaacacacagataTCATCAACATTATGCAATGAAAAGTTTCTCAGATTTCAGTGTTGCGTGTGTCTTTAGTGGACTCGTTCAGTCGACAATCTTCCTCTCCCCTGTTTTACAAGAGCAGTAACTACATTTGCTTTTCTCTAATCATTTCTCTTTCCCTTAATCCTCTTCTTTccatgtctttgtttctgctctgctgtcttcctctcttcctgccCTTTCCCCACCATCAGCTAACAGCCaactctttctcctcctcctcctcgtcctcctcttcctcagcaggACAAATAAACAGTGCTTCAAGCTGAGGGATGGAGAGCGGCTCTCGGCCCGGAGCGTCCAGCTTGTCTCCATCCCCTGGCGGGGCGGGACGGACGACAGGGAGAGGTGTTGGAATGAGAGCTCTGTCTGGGCACCGGGTTTATTTAACCTCGGCTATAAATCCTCTCACTGTGAGGATGCTGAGAGGGGAGTGTGTGAAAGAACCAACACTGTGGCAGCAagttatgtatttatatatgttaaCTGTCTCCTATCTCAGCTACTCCTGCACAGtgtataaagaaaataacatgttGCTGGCACCATGTCAGCATAATCAGaatatgcacatacacacacagagagagacttaCGGAACATGGTCATGAACTGCAGAGGCCGCAGACCCCATCTGCCCCACAATGTTTTGTATCCGTGGCTATTTGCGTAACTCTCCAGGTTAAAGGCCGGTTCGGTGCCAAAGGAGTCGAGGATTCTGAAGCGGCACCTATGGAGTGATTTAAGGAACAAGttgataacaaaataaatcttttatatatttgatttatcaACTCAGCAATGATGACATGAGCACAAACAACTTGTGGTGTGTAATGCTGCCGTCATCATGTGATTGTAACACTAACCTGAATTGCCCTGAATGTACTAATAACATGGATAATATTATCATGGCAAAATATTTATTATCTAATCTTTTTAAGTTGAATGCAGTGAAGTCACACTGTGTCTGCtttacattaaaacaatatCTGATTAATACAAGCTACAAAGAGAGTGTAATATTAGTTGCTAATTTAGTTATGATAGTAACAATATAAGCGGAGGATAGTGTTTCTAAAACTTGATTTACCTTAACATTTAAGTTCTTAATAATAGTGATTATAAATTAatcttaaatataaaataatgataagTATTCAGTAAGCAGAGCAGCACTGATCTATAAGAAGCATGAGTGTGTATGTTGGTAATTGTGGATATATACTGGTAATGCTGGAAAGCCAGTCCCATGGCTCCCTGAAGGTGAGCCAGACCGTGGTAATCGGTGTAGACGAGGTCAAAGGGTAGCGGCCTCTGGATTGGACAACTGCCTCGGCCCGGAGCAGCACCTATCAGGCTAGACACACATCGTACCACTAATTTACCTCCCTAATCATTGCAgtcaaaacttttaaaatacatgtaaacGTTATAATTTTGCTTCAGATGAAATCAACAATCAGCAGCAGGGGGATCCAGTGGTAGTCGTCACCTGTGGAGTTGGCGCTGTGACGTGCTGAGGGTCACGTTGTGGCCCAGGATTGTCAGACAAGCGCTGAGGTCCGCCCATTGGACCAGCTCGCCCAGAGGACCCCCTCTCTCCACCATGGCTTCAAAACGCTGACCAGCACTCCCTGCCAGGGCACCGGGATACAGCAGCACCTACATGACGGAACGTTTTAAAGTCTAGATTAGATAAAAGGTATTTAGAGAAGAGGCTACTTATTTCTGTTCTTTCATTGCTCTTATTACAACTTCTAAACTCTTCTTTGTTCCTTAAATTGACGTATTTAAAGGCATGTCATGAAAACTTCCCCTCATGGGCTTAAAATGGTTTAAACTCGACATCTCCCTCCCTAATTTTGTGACTGAGATCTCTGACTATGCTAATCTGAatctagtttttatttctttgttgtttacTTTAGTGTTAATAGTACTTATTTCAAAGTATATCTATTGTCAAATCGTTGATAGACTTTCCCAGAGGGGGACCTTAAGCTCGAAATCAAGTTCCAAAAAAGTgtataataaaaatcataaGTAAAGTTGCATAAAATTCAAAGATGTTTAGCATTTATATTCACCCATATTTTTTACATAGAGATTTTagctttttctttaataaaaacgAAATGACGCTCGACAGAACGACCTGCTGTTTATACCCTCACCTGACTTGCAACCGTCCTGTTGCTGCTCTGCCTCATCCTCACACCAGCTTGTGTCCAGCGCTCAGACATCCTCTCCACTCTGGACCTGATGAAGTTTAATGCAGgtccactgctgctgttgccgATGACCTCGTACAGTTGGCTCAGAGACGTACGTATCGCAGCCTGTGTACaatcagaacattttaaatatctttataacataatgcacattttatttaagtatAAAGCTGCCGTGCTCGAGGTTGAAAGTTTAAGGCATGTTACACCTCTCGCTTCACCCAATCAGTTATATCACACTGAATAAAAGCTCATACAAGCCAATGAATCTGAGAAGATGcaagtcataggttagcattCCAGAGAACGATGCTTTTTGTCATGTCTGACCTACGATTAAAGGTTTATAAAATCGGATGTGTTTTTGTAGACTAGACCACGGTACAGTGAGAGTGATATGAACTTGATGTAATTGTACCTTCTCTGGATTGGAGGGAGGTTTCCTGTGCCATGGCAGCGCTGAGTGGTTCCTTTCAAAACGCGGTGGACAAAAATCTTCTATGTGGCTGAGGTAAGTCAAGATGGAGCAGGTTGTGCCATCCACCCCATAGAAAGCATAGCAGGGGTCCGACTGCCAGCGTACCTGCAGGAACTACCAGAGAGATTTATAATGATACGAATACAGTCATGCAGACAGCAATATTAATTACATGCtatattttattaaactgtATTTCCATATCTATCCAGATCAAACTTAATCATCTGCCTACTCATTccagaaatgtctgtctgtctgtatgtggagaaccgttcatcttatcgacTTCACACTTGAGTATGTGTATTATAAATGGCCTGGGGAAGTAAAGTGCttcggataaactacagcagtggtcacaAACTGGGTCAAACCTCAAGTCAAAATCGTtgccaaaacattttcatgattGGATTTTTTTCCTGCTACACAGGAGTGATTCTATGTAGCAGTATCTCTCGAAGTAAAAGCACAGTGTTTGTTTCGTTGATAAAATGCTTGAAATTGacctgaattacagagcttttattttgaaaagttgtgaacttaggtctgaagattgtgttgattatATAAGAAACCTctgaaatcattcaaacttatatataaaccacaacagtcaacagtaaaacaaattcagtctaattttatgaaaagcattgactataaaatcgtCATTGCAGGtaaaccaggtgggatgaacaaaaggttttctaacttcactctacaccatagactgtgtgCACACAGCCATTAAGTTCATGCTACCAcaaatattttcactttctcacCTCCACTTTTTCGGCACAGACCGGATACGCAGCATCCATTGGCACCTCACACTCATTGGGCCCTGTGGGTAAGACATGAGCCGTCACTCAGTTTTGTTTCCAGAGGCCATAGATGCGTCATTACGCCGACAGTCCCGGCTTTagtaacaaaaacaacattgtaGAGTCGACTCTGGGTAATGAAGAATAGTGGATAATGACTCTTATATACAATCTCTCAACTGTAACGCACACAGTGAACAGCAGCCACCAGAAAGACATACAGAGGCATTGAGGGTAGAGTGTGTTCTCAGAGGCCATTTCCCGTAAAGCCCCCCCACCATCTCTTGCAAATGTCAATCaactgctgaacacacacacacacgcacacctgaCCCACCTGCCTCCTACCAAACATTCCCCTTTTACAATGCGAGCGTTTGCCAACATACACAGCCCTGAACGGTGTAAAACAACCtagtaaaaatgaaaagagaggggggggggaaagataAGAAAACCTGCAGGAATAGCTGAGGTGTGAAAGCCTGAAAACGGTGATATGCTATAGGAGCGCggcaaaatagaaaaagaaaaagtgctcCCCCTGCAAAAACAAGAGTACGAACAGACAAGTTGGTGAAAGGACTCCTGGGTAATTCAGGCCTATTTTATGGTGTGAGGTaatgtgagagggaggagggtgaggggtgAGCAGGCTGGCGatggaggaagtgtgtgtttgtgtgcatgcggGTGgcattcgtgtgtgtgtgtgtgtgtgtgtgtgtgtgtgtgtgtgtgtgtgtgtctgcgtgtgtgtgagacaccCTCTGTAACCCACCTCTCACCTGACACCTCACAGGAGGGTCGCAGTGTAGATGTAAACTTTTGGGACTTGTTAAATCTCTATTCAAGGACTCCATCCCCCATAAGCACCTGCACCCACTGCCCTTTAACCCCCCACACACCCTCCACCATCACAGCTTGTTAATTTCACTGTGCGGTTAACCTCTATTGAGTCTACCAACTGTGCGTTTGGCTCCGAGCCTGTCCAATTATCGAAGGTGCGTACAGGGAGAGTGTATTTATTTGGTGTAGCCACAACATTGACGCGTGTTATAACTGGAACAAACCATGAAAATGCTGTTTTACTTTGGACAATGAGGTGCTTTTGGTGAGGTACACTGTAAAATGAAAGCTAAATGTGAGATTTGTGTGTAATAGCCTCATACATTATCTAtctaaattcaaataaaaaaaatacaagcctgtctctttatctctccaTCCAGAGAAAACTGTCCCTAATCCTTTTATTATAAAGCATCATGGTGTTCATGCttcatgcagacagacacatagacacacaatTCTCTGAGCAGtcaatgaaaatgtggaaaaaagcTCTATcttgcaatgtaaaaaaaaaaaaaatcctaaatctgccccctgatccggagccacaccaaaatgtattcTGTTGTTTCTTGGCTTAtacagcatccttccaccaattttAGTGATAATCCCTCTTGTAGTTTTTgcctaatcctgctaacaaacaccAGTGAAAACTGAACCTCTCTGATGGTTTGAGTCCTCCCAGACAAGTCAAACCAATAAAACCTCCCCAAGTTAAGATAAGTAAAACCCATCAATGGAGACAAACTACATGTGATAAAAGCCTTGTCTTTACCTCTCTGTGCTCTGAGGTCATCATGCGGCGCTGGAGTGTTCGAGCGATGTTGATGCTGGTGACTCCGGCCGAGCTGATCGAGCTTCTGGGCCACTCGCATGAGCTCCTTCTCCACCAAGCGGGCCAGGCCTTGCTGGTCCTGTCTGAAGCTGCAAAGCACACGCATTTATTTGATCTCTAACCaacactttatttgtatagatcAGTAAACAGTGAGGTgctgttgaagacctctgtaGTATCACACTGAGATCCTCTCTGCTCAGCTGggtcacatctctctctctgctcagcctCTGCACCTGAGTGCTCAGGGCCTCCAAACGCAGAGCCAGTCTACGAACGCCGAGACCGCGCTGACCTGCGGAGAATCAGAATcgggttttattgccaagcaggtttacacttacaaggaatttgctgtggtgtatttgtacaagtataaataaaaaaagaattaagaataggaaaccaaattaaatataaaaattgcTATAAGCACCAGGGGAGGGATTGTGCACTAGGTTGTAAAAACACTAGAGACTGGATTGTGCAAAGTAAAGTTACTCCGTTAGTTAGAGTACATACAATACATTATATGTGACTATATACAACTCGTATGTGCAGGATCACGCTTCCCTCATGCCAATGTTTAGgtataaacatataaacacagtgTATAAAGTCATATAGCAAATCTCCTAAATAGGAAATCTTGTTCTGTATATCATGAAATAGCAGTATTATGTAACGCTGTTTTCTTAACTCCGTGTCCTGCAAATGAAGCAGTGATTATGGTCACGTGTATTTTCCATATTCGGTGTCGGGCGGTAATGTCACTGGATAATTTTTGTAAGGAGACACATTTTCCACAAGAAAAATATAGGTTTATGACGGATAAAGATGGAAATcagtcattatttttaaaaagaaaatatttaaattgtaacTAGAGCTCTCTGGTCCtctcacattaaacacacacacacacacacacacacacacacacacacacacacacacacacacacacacacacacacaccagggttTGAACTCTTAAACATACACTGTAGGAATATATTTTTGGGAAAAGTTCCACAGACACCTTTACGATTGAGGGTAATGCGGATTGCTGACCTCACGTGCAGTGGAGACGAATTTACAGGCCAAATTGGAGTCAAACTTCAACATGTTCTCCACAATACAGATGCAAATATCCATcaattttacttttacaatgttttttaatcagACGTGATGCTTTCACCAATGCCGAGAATATACAAATCCCAACCACTTTGGTTTGTGACCCCGATCTCACCTTGCAACCCTACCACATGGGTTAAGGCCTTGTTTGGACTCTAATTGTTTCAGTGTTCTTATAATCGGTATGTATGATCATGTGCTGGTTGTGTTTACATTGCAattaaaaaagtgtgtgtgtgtgtgtgtgtgtgtgtgtgtgtgtgtgtgtgtgtgtgtgtgtgtgtgtgtgtgtgtgtgtgtgtgtgtgtgtgtgtgtgtgtgtgtgtgtgtgtgtgtgtgtgttaccctgCTCCTCTGGTGACCTCCCAGCAGGTTCATCCTTGGTCATCTCATGTGGCACCCAgaggctctgcagcagcaacgTGAGAGCTGAC includes these proteins:
- the LOC117753353 gene encoding alpha-1,6-mannosylglycoprotein 6-beta-N-acetylglucosaminyltransferase B-like, with protein sequence MRVALRPRSGCLVLCLCLSALTLLLQSLWVPHEMTKDEPAGRSPEEQGQRGLGVRRLALRLEALSTQVQRLSRERDVTQLSREDLSVILQSFRQDQQGLARLVEKELMRVAQKLDQLGRSHQHQHRSNTPAPHDDLRAQRGPNECEVPMDAAYPVCAEKVEFLQVRWQSDPCYAFYGVDGTTCSILTYLSHIEDFCPPRFERNHSALPWHRKPPSNPEKAAIRTSLSQLYEVIGNSSSGPALNFIRSRVERMSERWTQAGVRMRQSSNRTVASQVLLYPGALAGSAGQRFEAMVERGGPLGELVQWADLSACLTILGHNVTLSTSQRQLHSLIGAAPGRGSCPIQRPLPFDLVYTDYHGLAHLQGAMGLAFQHYQCRFRILDSFGTEPAFNLESYANSHGYKTLWGRWGLRPLQFMTMFPHTPDNSFLGFVSEEAARADVREEELEPETYRKDRMAVVYGKQDYMWQAKSEYVEVISEELETHATVYQPPGHSSNLPGFITNHGLLSQEHFLRLLRRAKVFVGLGFPYEGPAPIEAIALGCVFLQPKFDPPHSSDNNDFYKGKPTTRQISSQHPYAEEFIGRPHVWTVDMANRTDVREALKAILSTEVKPFTPREFTCEGMLERVRGYITHQDFCSKSVPTWPPESALRMHLGPLGQSCISVCRRSSLVCEPALFHHLNSPSAFTRLGLGCASMGQEVDHLFPAYNPWGRHCGLQQEPLLFSCAGSDPSHRRLCPCRAHLPGQVALCPDCI